The following proteins are encoded in a genomic region of Cryptomeria japonica chromosome 11, Sugi_1.0, whole genome shotgun sequence:
- the LOC131051325 gene encoding xanthotoxin 5-hydroxylase CYP82C4-like gives MELTSISWPVILVGAATIYVALILLKSLASNKTSFPLPPGPRALPVIGHFHLLFDKTRPIHQILATMAKRYGPVLQVKFGSKPVLVISSAELARECFTLNDKALASKPVLSQGKHLGYNYSMVAWAPYGPYWRTARKVCVVELLSPKRIQSFAHNRMQQLRKGVNTMFQQAQQESSVNMKRFFSQLNFKTLMSMIINEKYFGEASGVSEEIVSEAIEESFVYHGCVNIGDYIPWLKWLDLQGYEKAMIRVQTQIDLFMQKILEKHREKGSKDGEEAEDFVDVLIQQADLNAQAIPDKDEFIKATTGIMFSAGSDTLSVAMEWALSLLLQHPHAMKKVQEELDSKVGRNRLVEDSDIPQLKYLQAIVRESLRLHPSAPLLSVHESVEDCTVGGYHIPAGTMLFVNAWAIHRDPKLWDKPLEFMPERFMDREIDVYNIQMKADDSEIIPFGAGRRGCPGAVLAMNMVQLTLATFLHSFEWSIPAGKVIDMNEGVGLTMPRVVPLEATVKPRLSHHLY, from the exons ATGGAGCTAACATCAATATCATGGCCTGTTATTCTGGTAGGAGCTGCAACAATCTATGTTGCACTCATTCTACTAAAAAGCCTTGCAAGTAATAAGACCAGTTTCCCACTACCTCCAGGCCCCAGAGCTCTTCCTGTAATAGGCCactttcatcttctctttgataaaACCAGGCCAATTCACCAGATTCTAGCAACAATGGCAAAACGCTATGGACCTGTTCTGCAGGTCAAATTTGGTAGCAAGCCCGTTTTGGTTATAAGCTCTGCAGAATTAGCAAGAGAATGTTTTACATTGAATGACAAGGCTCTGGCATCAAAACCCGTTCTTTCACAAGGCAAGCATTTGGGCTACAATTATTCTATGGTTGCTTGGGCTCCTTATGGCCCCTACTGGAGAACTGCTAGAAAAGTTTGTGTGGTTGAGCTTCTATCCCCCAAAAGAATTCAGTCTTTTGCCCACAATAGAATGCAACAACTTCGCAAAGGAGTGAATACTATGTTTCAGCAGGCTCAGCAGGAGAGTAGTGTTAACATGAAGAGGTTTTTCTCCCAATTGAATTTTAAGACTCTCATGTCTATGATTATCAATGAGAAGTATTTTGGAGAGGCCTCAGGGGTTTCAGAAGAGATTGTTTCTGAGGCTATTGAAGAGTCCTTTGTGTATCATGGGTGTGTGAATATTGGGGATTATATTCCCTGGTTGAAGTGGCTTGATTTGCAAGGGTATGAGAAGGCTATGATAAGGGTACAAACACAAATAGACTTGtttatgcagaaaatattggagAAGCATAGGGAGAAAGGATCAAAAGATGGGGAAGAGGCGGAAGACTTTGTTGATGTGCTCATTCAACAGGCAGATTTGAATGCCCAAGCAATTCCTGATAAAGATGAATTCATTAAGGCAACTACTGGT ATTATGTTTAGTGCAGGTTCTGATACACTTTCAGTTGCCATGGAATGGGCATTGTCATTGTTATTACAACATCCACATGCAATGAAGAAGGTACAAGAGGAACTTGATTCTAAAGTTGGACGCAACAGACTGGTGGAGGATTCAGACATACCCCAGCTAAAATACTTGCAAGCAATAGTGAGAGAGAGTTTGCGCCTTCACCCATCAGCACCTTTGCTTTCAGTACATGAATCTGTTGAGGATTGCACAGTGGGAGGTTATCATATTCCTGCAGGAACAATGCTATTTGTAAATGCATGGGCAATTCATAGGGACCCAAAATTGTGGGACAAACCACTAGAGTTTATGCCAGAGCGTTTTATGGATAGGGAGATAGACGTATACAACATACAAATGAAAGCTGATGACTCAGAGATAATTCCATTTGGGGCAGGGAGAAGAGGATGCCCAGGTGCAGTATTGGCAATGAATATGGTGCAACTGACTCTTGCAACTTTCTTACATAGCTTTGAGTGGTCTATTCCAGCTGGAAAAGTTATTGACATGAACGAAGGGGTTGGCTTGACAATGCCAAGGGTGGTACCTCTGGAGGCTACCGTCAAACCTCGTCTCTCCCATCATCTATACTAG